The Hymenobacter oligotrophus genome segment TTCGCTGGTTCGCTCGCCTTCGCGCTGCATAATATCGAGCAGCAACGTGTCGAATAAGCGGAATTGCCACGCGTCGCCGGTAAGGTTGGCAGGCAGCGCATCGTGGTTGGCCAGTGCTTCGGTTAGGCGCGCGGCATGCTGCTGCATGCGCAAAAAAGCGTAGCCGGTGCTGGCTTTTACGCGGCCGCCGCGGGTACCTAAGTGCACCACGTGGGCGCCGCTGCGCGGCTCAAAGGGGTGGTCGGTCATCGGAATGGCCCCGGCCTCGGTTTCGGCTACGCGATAGGGCCGGCCGCCTAGGTGGCTGCTGAGGTATTGGCGCAGGGGCTGCTCGTACTCGGCCTGCGGCAACAGCGTGCCCGAAAACAAGGTGTACTCTACCAAGGCCCGCCTAGGTGAAAACGGCAATACGTACACAAAACGGCACTCGTGGTGTTGGGGCACCCGGAAGTCCATGAACACCGGCGTACTGGTGTCGAACGCGTCGTAATCGGTTTCAACTTCCCAGCCTACAAAGTGCTGCCAGAGGTAGCGCTTGTCGGCGCGCAGCTCGGGCTTGGGCGGGCGGCTATCGAAACCCAACCGGGCACTAAAGCTGCCAGCGGAAGTATGAGCCACCACGCCAGTGGGCGTATTCTCGAGCTGCTCTACGCTGGCTTGCACCAGCGTAAACTGCCCGGGGCGGGTACCTAGGGCTTGTTGCACAAAGCGGTAGAAGTCCAGCCCGCGCAAGGTGCAATAGCGGTGCCGCCGCAAGGGCAATACCACATCAATTTGCGGGCTCCGAAACGCGAGTTGCCGCCACTCGGCTGCCAGCACGGCGTCGTAGGGCGTGGGCCGGTCCGTCCAGAACGACCAAGTGCGGTCGTTTTGGTTTTTCGCTTCGGGCTCGAGCAGCAGCACGCGCTTGTGGCGCAAACGGGTCTCCTGGCTGATGTAGTAGGCCAAGCTTAGCCCGGCCGCGCCGCCGCCGGCAAGTAGGTAGTCGAAATCAGCCATAGGGGTTGTCACAGGCACAAAAGAACAGCGCGGGCTAAATTGTTTGGGCAAGCTACGCACAGCGGCCTAGGTGTCCTCGGGCTCATACGCAGCTTGGGCACCTAGGGCAACTGCCTTGGCAAACAAAAGCGGCCCCGGTGAGTACCA includes the following:
- a CDS encoding lycopene cyclase family protein, whose product is MADFDYLLAGGGAAGLSLAYYISQETRLRHKRVLLLEPEAKNQNDRTWSFWTDRPTPYDAVLAAEWRQLAFRSPQIDVVLPLRRHRYCTLRGLDFYRFVQQALGTRPGQFTLVQASVEQLENTPTGVVAHTSAGSFSARLGFDSRPPKPELRADKRYLWQHFVGWEVETDYDAFDTSTPVFMDFRVPQHHECRFVYVLPFSPRRALVEYTLFSGTLLPQAEYEQPLRQYLSSHLGGRPYRVAETEAGAIPMTDHPFEPRSGAHVVHLGTRGGRVKASTGYAFLRMQQHAARLTEALANHDALPANLTGDAWQFRLFDTLLLDIMQREGERTSEIFSELFAHNPVERILDFLDERTNWIENFQVMNSVTPWPFMQSIANVLRGKPGVREQQAVGQPVRA